The Bifidobacterium animalis subsp. animalis ATCC 25527 genomic interval CGACATCCAGCTGGATGTCGCACCGGCCCTTCGCATAGATCACATAGATCAGTTGCGTTGCCAGACGCTATGTGATTTCAGCCTAGGGCGTCTTTGATCTTGCTGAAGAAGCCCTTCTTCTGCGGCGTTGCGGGCTGCGAGGACTGCCGCACCGGTTTTTCGTCCTTCTGCTGTTGGGCGAACTCCTCCATGAGACTGCGCTCGGAGTCGCTGAGCTTCGTGGGAATCTGCACGTTGATGTGCACAATCAGATTGCCACGTTGATCCTTGTCGTTGAGCTTTGTCATGCCCAGGCTCTTGAGCTCCACGGTCTGTTCCGGCTGCGTTCCCGCGGGGATGTCGAGTTGCTGCTTGCCGTCGAATGAATCGATCTCCATTGCATGACCCAGCACGGCCCATGTCATGGGAACGCGAATCCAGCAGTGCAGGTCGTCACCCTGCCGGGTGAACCTTTCGTTCTTGCGCACCGTGATGTCCACGTAGAGATCGCCGGGCTGCCCGTTGCATTCGCCGGCCTCTCCCTGACCCGGCACGCGAAGGCGGGAATCGTTCTGCACGCCACCCGGCACAGGAATCACTACATCACGCTCGGTGCGCACACGACCGCTTCCCTGACATTGGGTGCAGGGGTGTTGGAAGATGTTGCCGTGACCTTGGCAGGTTTCGCAGGGCACCGAGGTCATCATCTGGCCGAGCAGTGTGCGCACCACCTTCTGTGTGTAGCCGGACCCATGGCATGTGGGGCATGTGATGGGAGGCTCCTCGTGTGCGGATCCGGTGCCTTCGCAGTTCTGGCAGGTGCCGTAGGTCGAAAACTTCAGGTGTTGTTCCGCACCGAACACGGCGGTCTTCAAATCTATGGTGAGCTCTTCGAGCTGATCGCGGCCGGGCTGGCTACGTGGTATCGGACCGTTGCCGGTACCACCGCCGAAGGCGTCGAAGAACTGTCCGAACATGTCGCCCATGTCGAATCCGCCGAAGGGTTGGCCGCCACCGTATCTCGCTCCACTTCGGGGATCGTTCGGGTCGACGCCCATGTCGAACATGCGCCGCTTCTCCGGGTCGGAAAGCACCTCGTACGCGGTGTTGACCTCCTTGAATTTCTCCTCGAACTGCGGACCTGCGAGATCGGGATGGTATTTACGGCTCATCTTGCGGTATGCGCGCTTGATCTCCTCTTCCGTCGCATCGCGCTCGATGCCTAGGACTTTGTAATAATCTGCCACGGCCACTCTTTCTGTTGTGCTGGGACGTATTCGTATGACTGTATATTGCTACTCGAAAGGTTCGGCTGTTATTCCTGCCATCCATTATGGCCAACGCACAGGAACTCGGTCAGATACCGCGATACGGCATGGACGGCGGCCATGGTCACCGCATAGTTCATGTGGGTCGGGCCGATGGATCCGATTACAGCGATCGGCATGGTTGGTTGGGTGCCTGTGTCGTATTCCTCATGCTCGGCATTCGCGCTCGGGGTGGAGCTCTGCCCATAGCCGCTGCTCACCACGGAGGCATGCAGCAGACCTGGTGTGTGTGTTTCCGAGCCGATGGCCACGCCGACGCCCTCCTGACCGGGCTGTCCCGTCAGATCGTACATCAGGCGCATCAACACCACCTGTTCCTCCAAAGCGTCGAAGAGCGGCGCAAGGCTGGCGGCATCGATATACTGATGCGTCAGGCTTGCGGCACCTGAGGTGAACAGCTCGTTTGAGCGCTCCTCATTCTCCATGCCGGAGAACGCCGCCGCGATGGCATCGCGGAGCTGCGGGGGGAATCCCCCCTCGGAATCGGTCGGCAGCGTGCGAATGGTCTGTACGCATTGGCGGAACGTGAGCATACGGCAATGGGTATTGATCGTTTCGCATATACACTGCGTCTGCTCGGTATTCGGCAACGTGTCTGCCGAGACCAACCTCTGCACCACGCGGCCCGTCTCGGTTATCGCCACCAGCAGGAGCGTATGCGCGGCGAGGGGCAGCAGTTCCACGTGCCTCATAAGGGACCAGGACAACGACGGCGCCGACACCATTGCATATTGACCGGTGATGGTGGAGAGAATGCGTGCGGCGCGTTGCAACGTGTCCTGCAGGCTCACCGAACCGCTCAGGGCACTGCTGATTGATTCCCGTTGCTCTGCAGTGAGCGATATCGGTGTGCTCAGCGAATTGACGAAGTACCGGTACCCTTTTTCGGTCGGGATGCGTCCCGCCGAGGTATGGGGCTGGGTGAGATAGCCTTCATCCTCCAGAACGGCCATGTCGTTGCGGATTGTGGCAGAGCTCACTCCCAAATGGTGCTTGGCCGCCAGCGCACCGGATCCGATGGGTTCCTGCTGCCGTATATAGTCCTCTACAACGGCCCGCAGAATCTGCATGCGACGTGTCGAACTCATATATACCCCTTATTACGCTTTCGAGAAACATTGTATTAGCACTCTGCGTACAGGAGTGCTAATTTCCGGCTCACAGAGAAAGCGGATAACACGCCAAAGGCGCAAAACCTCGTCGGTTATTGCGGTTAGAATGTGAAGAGCGCCGGCGTTGTTGGACAAGCCGGCGGCTCCGGCGCTCGAAATATTGGAAGGAAAGTAGATCACTTATGACCGATAACACCTGGTCTGAATTGGATGAGCGCGCCATCAAGATGGCGAAGGCCCTCTCCGCCGATGCAGTGCAGAAGGCGGGCCATGGCCATCCGGGCTCCCCGATTTCGTTGGCTCCAATCGCCTACACGCTGTATCAGCGTTTCATCAAGCACGATCCGAACGACCCGAACTGGGCCGGACGCGATCGTTTCATTCTTTCTGGCGGTCATGCATCGCTTACCCAGTATGTGCAGCTGTACTTCTCCGGTTATGGCCTGACGCTGGACGACCTCAAGTACTTCCGTGGCGGCGCGGACACCCGCACTCCGGGCCATCCTGAGTACGGCCTGACCCCCGGCATCGAAATGACCACCGGCCCGCTGGGTCAGGGTGTCGCATCCGCCGTCGGTTTCGCATATGGCCAGCGTTACGAGCGCGGCCTGCTCGATCCGGATGCTCCGGAGGGCAAGTCCCCGTTCGACCACAAGGTGTGGGTCATCTGCGGTGAAGGCGACATTGAGGAAGGTGTCTCTGGCGAAGCCTCCTCGCTTGCCGGCAACGAGCAGCTCGGCAACCTGTTCGTCTTCTTCGACGCCAACCACATCCAGATCGAAGGCGAGACCAAGATCGCCCTCGACGAGAACGTGATCGAGCGTTACAAGGCCTACGGCTGGTACACCGATGAATTCAGCTTCATCCAGCCCGACGGTTCCTACAAGGAAGACATCGAAGGTCTGTCCAAGGTCATCGAGAAGGCCGAGCAGGTCACCGATCGTCCGCACTTCATCAAGGTCGACACGCTCATCGCATGGCCGACCCCGGGCAAGACCAACGATCCTTCGTCCCACGGCTCCGCTCTGGGCGACGAGGCCGTCGCGGGTCTCAAGAAGGCCCTCGGCCTCGATCCGACGAAGACCTTCGAAGTGGACGAAGAGGCACTGGCCCACGCCCGCAAGGTCGCAGAGCGCGGCCTCGAGGCACACAAGGAATGGGATGAGGCCTTCGAGAAGTGGGCCGACGCCAACCCGGACAAGGCTGCTCTCTACAACCGCATCAAGAACGGTGAGCTGCCTGAGGAATTCGACAAGGCCATTGACGATCTCGAAGCCGGCTTCGAAGCCGGATCCAAGGTCGCAACCCGCAAGGCCTCCGGCGCCGTGATCAACGCCATCGCGCCGATCATGCCTGAGCTGTGGGGTGGCTCCGCCGATCTGGGTGGTTCCAATAACACTAACATCAAGGGCGCCGCGTCCTTCGCTCCGGCGGAAGATGCCACCACCCAGTGGCCGGATTGCTCCCCGTATGGCCGTCAGCTGCACTTCGGTGTGCGCGAATTCGCCATGGGCTGCATCACCAACGGCATCCTGTTGGGTTCCGACACCCGTCCGTTCTCCGGCACCTTCTTCCAGTTCGCCGATTACATGCGTGCCGCAGTCCGTCTGTCGGCTCTCATGGAGATCCCGAACCTGTACATTTGGAGCCATGATTCCGTGGCCCTCGGCGAGGATGGCCCGACCCACCAGCCGATCGAGCACCTGAGCTCCTTCCGCGACATCCCGCAGCTCGAAGTGGTTCGTCCTGCCGATGAGTGGGAGACCGCCGAAGCCTACCGTTACTTCTTCGAGAAGAAGAACACGCTGCCAACAGCCATGGTGCTGACCCGTCAGGGTGTCCCGACTCTCGTTGAGACCGCCGAGAAGGCCAAGGAAGGCGTGCGCAAGGGCGCTTACGTGCTCTACGGCGAGGAAGGCCAGCCGGACGTGATCATCATGGCCTCCGGTTCCGAGGTTCAGTGGGCTCTGGAAGGTGCCAAGAAGCTTGCTGAGGAGGGCATCAAGGCCCGCGTCATCTCCATGGTCTCGATGGAATGGTTCGAGGAGCAGGACGACGAGTACAAGGAGGAGATCCTCCCGAAGAGCGTCAAGGCCCGTGTCTCCATCGAAGCCGGCTCCGCGATGTCCTGGTACAAGTACCTGGGCTCCTATGGCAAGGCCATCGCTATCGACCAGTTCGGCCTGCAGGGCGACGGTGCTCAGAACATGATCGATCTGGGCATCACCGCCGAGCATGTCGTCGAAGCAGCC includes:
- the dnaJ gene encoding molecular chaperone DnaJ; amino-acid sequence: MADYYKVLGIERDATEEEIKRAYRKMSRKYHPDLAGPQFEEKFKEVNTAYEVLSDPEKRRMFDMGVDPNDPRSGARYGGGQPFGGFDMGDMFGQFFDAFGGGTGNGPIPRSQPGRDQLEELTIDLKTAVFGAEQHLKFSTYGTCQNCEGTGSAHEEPPITCPTCHGSGYTQKVVRTLLGQMMTSVPCETCQGHGNIFQHPCTQCQGSGRVRTERDVVIPVPGGVQNDSRLRVPGQGEAGECNGQPGDLYVDITVRKNERFTRQGDDLHCWIRVPMTWAVLGHAMEIDSFDGKQQLDIPAGTQPEQTVELKSLGMTKLNDKDQRGNLIVHINVQIPTKLSDSERSLMEEFAQQQKDEKPVRQSSQPATPQKKGFFSKIKDALG
- the hrcA gene encoding heat-inducible transcriptional repressor HrcA, coding for MSSTRRMQILRAVVEDYIRQQEPIGSGALAAKHHLGVSSATIRNDMAVLEDEGYLTQPHTSAGRIPTEKGYRYFVNSLSTPISLTAEQRESISSALSGSVSLQDTLQRAARILSTITGQYAMVSAPSLSWSLMRHVELLPLAAHTLLLVAITETGRVVQRLVSADTLPNTEQTQCICETINTHCRMLTFRQCVQTIRTLPTDSEGGFPPQLRDAIAAAFSGMENEERSNELFTSGAASLTHQYIDAASLAPLFDALEEQVVLMRLMYDLTGQPGQEGVGVAIGSETHTPGLLHASVVSSGYGQSSTPSANAEHEEYDTGTQPTMPIAVIGSIGPTHMNYAVTMAAVHAVSRYLTEFLCVGHNGWQE
- the tkt gene encoding transketolase yields the protein MTDNTWSELDERAIKMAKALSADAVQKAGHGHPGSPISLAPIAYTLYQRFIKHDPNDPNWAGRDRFILSGGHASLTQYVQLYFSGYGLTLDDLKYFRGGADTRTPGHPEYGLTPGIEMTTGPLGQGVASAVGFAYGQRYERGLLDPDAPEGKSPFDHKVWVICGEGDIEEGVSGEASSLAGNEQLGNLFVFFDANHIQIEGETKIALDENVIERYKAYGWYTDEFSFIQPDGSYKEDIEGLSKVIEKAEQVTDRPHFIKVDTLIAWPTPGKTNDPSSHGSALGDEAVAGLKKALGLDPTKTFEVDEEALAHARKVAERGLEAHKEWDEAFEKWADANPDKAALYNRIKNGELPEEFDKAIDDLEAGFEAGSKVATRKASGAVINAIAPIMPELWGGSADLGGSNNTNIKGAASFAPAEDATTQWPDCSPYGRQLHFGVREFAMGCITNGILLGSDTRPFSGTFFQFADYMRAAVRLSALMEIPNLYIWSHDSVALGEDGPTHQPIEHLSSFRDIPQLEVVRPADEWETAEAYRYFFEKKNTLPTAMVLTRQGVPTLVETAEKAKEGVRKGAYVLYGEEGQPDVIIMASGSEVQWALEGAKKLAEEGIKARVISMVSMEWFEEQDDEYKEEILPKSVKARVSIEAGSAMSWYKYLGSYGKAIAIDQFGLQGDGAQNMIDLGITAEHVVEAAKASIEEAR